A genomic window from Luteolibacter sp. LG18 includes:
- a CDS encoding ABC transporter permease subunit, with protein sequence MTFPRKLGLLLLLTAIGAATAFEAGLALPSLRWFFSFSVEPVTWFGEARPIKNWAGHAMCLGLALTGVLMIVLGGGFQWNPLTLRKFSRFRSIGRGWLSFRILILLLVLALLDQVLVGKRALAVKYEGKWFFPAFVQKIYGEREFGGNDDQETNYRELHERFAKEGKGNRVFLAPIPWDPTIDSDDVVQRPLMEIDGKLHREGEAEPYNGQAVKFRADAPTAKVVASRFRKGVKDGNASLYGDGQEFLGREIWKEGVRVSTTAPEGTVEPPTGQWIEEIFPPAPPTMKDRHYLGTDSKGWDIAAQMFGGLQVILKASAFYLVLTYGIGIVLGGLSGYFGGWFDLVLQRLIEILSNVPFLLVVMIITANLGRDNIELTNILLIYCIFSWMYVATYLRTSTFKEKARDYVAAARVQGAGTVRVIFRHILPNALSPIVTLLPFSVAGLTTSLTAMDFLGFGLPDRYPSWGRVLDDGTSNLTSPWIVSSVFVVMVGLLILVTFVGEAIREAFDPKKFTTYR encoded by the coding sequence ATGACCTTTCCCCGCAAACTCGGGCTTCTTTTGCTTCTCACGGCGATTGGGGCTGCCACCGCCTTTGAAGCTGGCCTAGCCCTGCCCTCGCTGCGTTGGTTTTTCTCTTTCTCCGTCGAGCCCGTCACCTGGTTCGGGGAAGCCCGGCCGATCAAGAACTGGGCAGGACATGCCATGTGCCTGGGGCTCGCCCTCACGGGGGTATTGATGATCGTGCTGGGAGGTGGCTTCCAGTGGAACCCCCTCACGCTCCGGAAATTCAGCCGCTTCCGGTCGATCGGGCGGGGATGGCTCTCTTTCCGCATCCTCATCCTGCTGCTGGTCCTCGCGCTGCTGGACCAGGTGCTGGTGGGCAAGCGGGCGCTGGCGGTGAAATACGAAGGCAAGTGGTTCTTCCCGGCCTTCGTGCAGAAAATCTACGGCGAGCGGGAGTTCGGGGGCAACGACGACCAGGAGACTAATTATCGGGAGCTTCACGAACGGTTCGCGAAGGAGGGCAAGGGCAACCGTGTGTTCCTCGCGCCTATCCCGTGGGATCCGACCATCGATTCGGACGACGTGGTCCAGCGGCCGTTGATGGAGATCGATGGCAAGCTGCACCGCGAGGGCGAGGCCGAGCCTTACAATGGGCAGGCGGTGAAGTTCCGGGCGGATGCCCCCACGGCGAAAGTCGTGGCGTCCCGTTTCCGCAAGGGAGTGAAGGACGGAAACGCATCTCTCTACGGCGATGGCCAGGAGTTTCTCGGCCGCGAGATCTGGAAGGAAGGGGTGCGGGTAAGCACCACCGCTCCGGAAGGAACCGTGGAGCCTCCCACCGGCCAGTGGATCGAGGAAATCTTCCCGCCGGCCCCGCCGACGATGAAGGACCGCCATTATCTTGGCACCGATTCGAAGGGGTGGGACATCGCCGCCCAGATGTTCGGCGGCCTCCAGGTCATTTTGAAGGCCTCCGCCTTCTACCTCGTGCTGACTTATGGCATCGGGATCGTCCTCGGCGGTCTCTCCGGCTACTTCGGCGGTTGGTTCGACCTCGTGCTCCAGCGCTTGATCGAGATCCTGTCCAATGTGCCGTTCCTCCTCGTGGTGATGATCATCACGGCGAACCTCGGCCGGGATAACATCGAGCTGACCAATATCCTGCTCATCTACTGCATCTTCTCATGGATGTATGTCGCCACCTACCTCCGCACCTCCACTTTCAAGGAAAAGGCACGTGACTACGTCGCGGCCGCACGGGTGCAGGGGGCGGGCACCGTCCGGGTGATTTTCCGCCACATCCTGCCGAACGCGCTTTCCCCGATTGTGACGCTGCTGCCCTTCAGCGTGGCGGGTCTCACCACCTCCCTCACCGCGATGGACTTCTTGGGTTTCGGCCTGCCGGACCGTTACCCGAGCTGGGGCCGGGTGCTCGACGATGGCACCTCGAATCTCACCTCGCCGTGGATCGTGAGCTCGGTGTTCGTGGTCATGGTTGGCTTGCTCATCCTGGTCACGTTCGTCGGCGAGGCGATCCGCGAGGCCTTCGATCCGAAGAAATTCACCACCTACCGATGA
- a CDS encoding ABC transporter permease subunit: MGITMLVFFTMRLAPGGPMEQDMARLLGGEGKRTRAEAGFSLKPAQVLEAEEKREQDKAPLIAYFEWLGLLPRDLEKIGSEIPIGAKEVVIGVPGTVYEAKVTLRDDGGADLAPVEGADLTGWKVRIRTPQEQAERWAKWLKGVPLRNAVGYRAVLYRDGYDGLLQGSLGRSSKYQDPVWEMIVDRMPVSIYFGIISLIATYGICVPLGIVKAIKHRTFLDNATSAAVFAGYAVPGYALGSLMVVFLGAKLGWFPIRGFTGDNFESLSLAGKIKDLCQHTAMPVVCYLIGSFAFTTMLMKNSLMDNLAADYVRTATAKGVSFPTAVFRHAFRNSLIPIATTFGNNVSLLVAGSMLIERVFDINGFGLLQFSAILERDIPLMMGVLFISAVLLLVGNILSDLCVALVDPRVTFK, translated from the coding sequence GTGGGGATCACCATGTTGGTTTTCTTCACGATGCGCTTGGCTCCCGGCGGCCCCATGGAGCAGGACATGGCCCGGTTGCTTGGCGGGGAGGGGAAGAGGACTCGGGCTGAGGCTGGATTTTCGCTCAAGCCCGCTCAGGTATTGGAAGCGGAAGAGAAGCGGGAGCAGGATAAAGCCCCTCTGATTGCTTATTTCGAGTGGCTGGGCCTGTTGCCCAGGGATCTTGAAAAGATCGGGTCCGAAATTCCCATTGGAGCGAAGGAGGTGGTCATAGGTGTCCCTGGAACCGTGTATGAGGCCAAGGTCACGCTCCGGGACGATGGCGGAGCCGACTTGGCGCCTGTGGAAGGTGCCGATCTAACCGGCTGGAAGGTGCGGATCCGAACTCCGCAGGAACAGGCCGAACGCTGGGCGAAGTGGCTGAAGGGGGTTCCCCTTCGCAACGCGGTCGGCTATCGAGCGGTTCTCTACCGGGATGGTTACGATGGTTTGCTCCAGGGTAGCCTGGGAAGGTCGTCCAAATACCAAGATCCCGTCTGGGAGATGATCGTGGACCGCATGCCGGTATCCATCTACTTCGGAATCATCAGTTTGATCGCCACCTATGGAATTTGTGTTCCGCTGGGTATCGTCAAGGCGATCAAGCATCGCACGTTCCTGGACAACGCGACGTCCGCGGCGGTGTTTGCCGGCTATGCCGTCCCCGGCTACGCGCTCGGCTCATTGATGGTGGTTTTCCTCGGCGCGAAGCTGGGATGGTTCCCCATCCGCGGGTTTACCGGCGACAATTTCGAAAGCCTCAGCCTTGCAGGTAAAATCAAGGATCTCTGCCAGCACACGGCCATGCCGGTTGTCTGTTATTTGATCGGCAGTTTCGCCTTCACCACGATGCTGATGAAAAATTCGTTGATGGACAATTTGGCCGCCGATTACGTCCGCACCGCGACGGCCAAAGGGGTTTCGTTTCCGACCGCGGTATTCCGGCACGCGTTCCGCAACTCCCTGATCCCGATCGCGACCACTTTCGGCAACAACGTGTCGCTTCTGGTGGCTGGATCGATGCTGATCGAGCGTGTTTTCGACATCAATGGATTCGGACTTCTCCAGTTCAGTGCGATTTTGGAACGGGATATCCCACTCATGATGGGTGTGCTGTTCATCTCCGCCGTTTTGCTCCTCGTCGGAAACATCCTGTCCGACCTGTGCGTGGCCCTTGTTGATCCCCGAGTGACTTTCAAATGA
- a CDS encoding peptide ABC transporter substrate-binding protein, which produces MFRPIAVLTLSSLLLASCQRETQVERANREKILLVGNGDDPKALDPHLVTGVIEHNVIRAVLEGLVADDPEKDTGYPPGAATSWEHNADFTEWTFHLRPGATWSDGAPLTAHDFEFSYHRNLHPDLAAPYAEMLYFIKNAEAFNKGEIKDFKEVGVAVPDDYTLKLTLREPVSYLPGVTRHYSWFPVPKHVVLQFGKMTDRFTKWTEPGNMVSNGPFVLKEWKLNNRLEVTRNPRYWDAANVKLNGIRFIPIENFYSETRAYLAGQIHTGYQVPPDLVDKLKAERPAELHQEPYVGSQFVRLNTTKPGLDNPKVRMALSLALDRKALCDAILKGYQPADSLTPQMGDYKPDPVVGFDPERARKLLAEAGFPEGRGFPRYSLLIRSSGARTTAEALQAMWKQHLGVLIDIQAKDFGSYISAQQSLNFDMAAAGWVGDYLDPSTFLLMWTEGNGNNNTGWSSKTFEGLLNDAAHQADPAQRLDKFKQAELLLMNEQPIIPFAWQARNYLQRPEVGGWHPLLLDNHPWKAVSIDTP; this is translated from the coding sequence ATGTTCCGACCCATCGCCGTTCTCACCCTCTCCAGCCTGCTGCTCGCATCCTGCCAGCGGGAAACCCAGGTCGAGCGCGCGAATCGCGAAAAAATTCTCCTGGTTGGCAACGGCGACGACCCCAAGGCCCTCGACCCGCACCTGGTGACCGGGGTGATCGAGCACAACGTGATCCGCGCGGTGCTGGAAGGCCTCGTCGCGGACGATCCGGAGAAGGACACCGGCTATCCGCCGGGAGCCGCCACCTCATGGGAACACAACGCGGACTTCACCGAGTGGACCTTCCATCTGCGGCCGGGTGCGACGTGGTCCGATGGAGCCCCGCTCACGGCACACGATTTCGAATTTTCCTACCACCGGAACCTCCACCCGGACCTCGCCGCGCCCTACGCGGAGATGCTGTATTTCATCAAGAACGCCGAGGCCTTCAACAAGGGCGAGATCAAGGACTTCAAGGAAGTCGGCGTGGCGGTCCCGGACGACTATACGCTCAAGCTGACGTTGCGCGAGCCGGTGTCCTATCTGCCGGGCGTGACCCGCCATTACAGTTGGTTCCCGGTGCCGAAGCACGTGGTGCTCCAGTTCGGCAAGATGACGGACCGTTTCACGAAGTGGACCGAGCCGGGCAACATGGTGTCGAACGGTCCCTTCGTGCTGAAGGAGTGGAAGCTCAACAACCGCCTCGAGGTGACCCGCAACCCACGCTACTGGGACGCGGCGAACGTGAAGCTCAACGGCATCCGTTTCATCCCGATCGAGAACTTCTATTCCGAAACCCGCGCCTATCTCGCGGGCCAGATCCACACCGGCTACCAAGTACCGCCGGATCTGGTGGACAAGTTGAAGGCCGAGCGCCCGGCGGAGTTGCACCAGGAGCCCTACGTCGGCAGCCAGTTCGTCCGCCTGAACACCACCAAGCCCGGCCTGGACAACCCGAAGGTGCGCATGGCCCTTTCCCTAGCCCTGGACCGGAAGGCGCTCTGCGACGCGATCCTCAAGGGCTACCAGCCCGCCGACTCGCTCACCCCGCAGATGGGCGACTACAAGCCCGATCCCGTGGTGGGCTTCGACCCCGAACGCGCCCGCAAGCTGCTGGCGGAGGCCGGCTTCCCGGAAGGCCGCGGCTTCCCGCGCTACTCGCTGCTGATCCGCAGTTCCGGCGCGCGCACCACCGCTGAAGCGCTGCAGGCGATGTGGAAACAGCACCTCGGCGTCCTCATCGACATCCAAGCGAAGGATTTCGGCTCCTACATCAGCGCCCAGCAATCGCTCAACTTCGACATGGCCGCCGCCGGATGGGTGGGTGATTACCTCGACCCGAGCACCTTCCTGTTGATGTGGACGGAGGGCAACGGCAACAACAACACCGGCTGGTCCAGCAAGACCTTCGAGGGCCTGCTCAACGACGCCGCCCACCAGGCCGATCCGGCCCAGCGCCTCGACAAATTCAAGCAGGCCGAACTGCTGCTCATGAATGAGCAGCCGATCATCCCCTTCGCCTGGCAGGCGCGGAACTATCTCCAGCGCCCCGAGGTGGGCGGCTGGCACCCGCTGCTGCTGGACAACCACCCGTGGAAGGCCGTTTCCATCGACACCCCCTGA
- a CDS encoding ABC transporter permease: MFKNLLNRFLQAVLVLFVLFTATFFLVKALPGGPFQSEKAIPQHIRARMEEQYGLKKSLPEQYVIMLKNFITGNPGVSTRLEGREVTEVVAQAFPVSLQLGLVAMFVAVTIGIPAGCLAAAKKNSLIDTGSMTVAMIGICLPSFVTGPLLAEYFGRNLHWFPAMGWSTVNPSTWILPAITLGLAYAAYISRLTRAGMLDTLSQDFVRTARAKGVPGLQIVFRHCLRGGLIPAVAYLGPAFAGIISGSVVIETVFQIPGLGRHFIKAIESRDAGMIMAPVLLFGSLVIAANFVTDLLTLWLNPRLRKSS; encoded by the coding sequence ATGTTCAAGAATCTTCTCAACCGGTTCCTGCAGGCCGTCCTGGTCCTATTCGTCCTGTTCACGGCCACGTTCTTCCTCGTGAAGGCGCTGCCGGGCGGACCGTTCCAATCGGAGAAAGCCATCCCCCAGCACATCCGCGCGCGCATGGAGGAGCAATATGGCCTGAAAAAAAGCCTGCCGGAGCAGTACGTGATCATGTTGAAGAACTTCATCACGGGCAACCCTGGCGTCTCGACCCGTCTGGAAGGCCGTGAGGTCACCGAGGTGGTGGCGCAAGCATTCCCCGTTTCACTTCAACTCGGCCTCGTCGCCATGTTCGTCGCCGTGACCATTGGCATCCCCGCCGGGTGTCTCGCCGCGGCGAAGAAGAACAGCCTGATCGACACCGGCTCGATGACCGTGGCCATGATCGGCATCTGCCTGCCCTCCTTCGTGACCGGCCCGCTCCTCGCGGAGTATTTTGGCCGCAACCTCCATTGGTTCCCCGCCATGGGATGGAGCACCGTCAACCCGTCCACCTGGATCCTACCCGCCATCACGCTGGGACTGGCCTATGCCGCGTATATCTCGCGTCTCACCCGTGCCGGGATGCTGGACACACTCTCGCAGGACTTCGTCCGCACGGCGCGGGCCAAGGGCGTGCCGGGACTCCAGATTGTCTTTCGTCACTGCCTGAGGGGCGGACTGATCCCGGCCGTGGCCTACCTCGGTCCGGCCTTCGCGGGCATCATTTCCGGATCCGTGGTGATCGAAACCGTGTTCCAGATCCCCGGCCTCGGCCGCCATTTCATCAAGGCCATCGAATCGCGCGACGCCGGGATGATCATGGCTCCGGTGCTGCTGTTCGGCTCACTCGTGATCGCGGCGAACTTCGTCACCGATCTCCTCACCCTGTGGCTGAATCCACGCCTGCGGAAGTCGTCCTGA
- a CDS encoding ABC transporter permease has translation MSTAASTASKGTSLWRDAWLRLSHNRAAVAGLFVLVIIGLTCLILPFIPGFLQDPNAQNLANKNLPPMGGHWFGTDQLGRDIFARAIFGGRISILVGLITTFVSVSIGIVWGATAGYTGGKVDAVLMRIVDVLFALPFLVIVILLSVVLTPMTGKLSESIVSLIAGSHATMTEIDHVRTWVEPIASLVPLFIAIGALSWLTVSRIVRAQVQSVAKLDFVEACRSLGLGHLRILFRHILPNTLGPIIVYTTLTIPGIMLFEATLSFLGLGVKAPNSSWGVLIQEGANVMFSNPWPLFFPSVLFSLTLFSLNFLGDGLRDALDPKSAK, from the coding sequence ATGTCCACCGCCGCTTCCACCGCCTCCAAAGGCACCTCGCTCTGGCGCGATGCCTGGCTGCGCCTCAGCCACAACCGCGCCGCGGTCGCCGGGCTGTTCGTGCTGGTCATCATCGGCCTGACCTGCCTGATCCTGCCCTTCATCCCAGGCTTTCTCCAGGATCCCAACGCGCAAAACCTCGCGAACAAGAATCTCCCACCGATGGGCGGCCATTGGTTCGGCACCGATCAACTCGGCCGCGATATCTTCGCACGCGCCATTTTCGGAGGACGCATCTCCATCTTGGTCGGCCTCATCACCACCTTCGTTTCCGTCTCCATCGGCATCGTGTGGGGTGCCACCGCGGGCTACACGGGTGGCAAGGTCGACGCCGTCCTCATGCGCATCGTGGACGTCCTGTTCGCGCTGCCGTTCCTGGTGATCGTGATCCTGCTTTCCGTGGTGCTGACCCCAATGACCGGCAAGCTCTCCGAAAGCATCGTCAGCCTCATCGCCGGTAGCCACGCCACGATGACGGAGATCGATCACGTCCGCACCTGGGTGGAGCCGATCGCTTCGCTGGTGCCGCTGTTCATCGCCATCGGCGCGCTGTCCTGGCTGACCGTCTCCCGCATCGTCCGGGCGCAGGTCCAGAGCGTGGCGAAGCTGGACTTCGTGGAAGCCTGCCGCTCTCTGGGCCTCGGCCACCTGCGGATCCTCTTCCGCCACATCCTGCCGAACACGCTCGGCCCGATCATCGTCTACACCACGCTGACCATCCCGGGCATCATGCTGTTCGAGGCCACGCTCTCGTTCCTCGGACTCGGCGTGAAGGCGCCGAACAGCTCGTGGGGCGTGTTGATTCAGGAAGGTGCGAACGTGATGTTCTCCAATCCCTGGCCACTGTTCTTCCCGTCCGTGCTATTCTCGCTGACGCTGTTCTCGCTGAACTTCCTCGGCGACGGCCTGCGCGACGCCCTCGACCCGAAGTCGGCGAAGTAA
- a CDS encoding DCC1-like thiol-disulfide oxidoreductase family protein: MRWIVFFDGDCAFCSSSTRLLARLDWHDRVRLSPLQGELAKSKGLAMHEDPADDTMVVFRESDGQAFYHSSGWLELMRVLGFPFNLALVLKVVPRPWLDALYRWIARNRYRWFGKADHCSLPEEAVVRRLL; encoded by the coding sequence GTGAGATGGATCGTGTTCTTCGATGGCGACTGCGCCTTCTGCTCCAGCAGCACCCGCTTGCTCGCGCGGCTGGATTGGCATGACCGCGTCCGCCTGTCACCGCTCCAGGGCGAGCTGGCGAAGTCGAAGGGGCTGGCGATGCACGAAGACCCGGCGGACGATACCATGGTGGTGTTCCGCGAGAGCGACGGGCAGGCGTTCTACCACAGCTCCGGTTGGCTGGAGCTGATGCGCGTGCTCGGGTTTCCCTTCAACCTGGCGCTGGTGCTGAAGGTCGTGCCGCGGCCGTGGCTCGATGCCCTCTACCGCTGGATCGCCCGCAACCGCTACCGCTGGTTCGGCAAGGCCGACCATTGCAGCCTCCCGGAGGAAGCGGTGGTGCGGCGCTTGTTGTGA
- the radC gene encoding DNA repair protein RadC has translation METARIQDLPTAERPREKLAHFGPTALDNAELLALFIRTGTKGRSAIQIGRELLQKYGSIGALGRMPVTALAKEKGLGLAKASQLAAAFELGARVAREQVHQTALDSPDRIYDFLGPQLGHQTQEHLVVLLVDTRLHHAGTVSISMGTVNETIAHPRDILRPVLTHGAYGFILAHNHPSGDPRPSRADETMTRRIQEAAELMQLRFLDHVIIGRPSPVRQAWFSFREAGVIR, from the coding sequence ATGGAAACCGCCCGCATCCAGGATCTGCCGACGGCCGAACGCCCGCGCGAAAAGCTCGCCCATTTCGGCCCGACGGCGCTCGACAATGCCGAGCTGCTGGCGCTTTTCATCCGCACCGGCACCAAGGGCCGCAGCGCGATCCAGATCGGGCGGGAGCTGCTTCAAAAATACGGTTCGATCGGAGCCCTCGGACGGATGCCGGTCACCGCGCTGGCGAAGGAAAAGGGGCTCGGCCTGGCCAAAGCCTCGCAGCTCGCTGCCGCCTTCGAGCTGGGCGCGCGGGTGGCCCGCGAGCAGGTCCACCAGACCGCGCTGGATTCCCCCGACCGGATCTACGATTTCCTCGGCCCACAGCTCGGGCACCAGACTCAGGAACACCTCGTGGTGTTGCTGGTGGACACGCGGCTGCACCACGCCGGCACGGTTTCCATCTCGATGGGCACGGTGAATGAAACCATCGCGCACCCGCGGGACATCCTGCGACCGGTGCTCACGCACGGGGCCTATGGCTTCATCCTAGCTCACAACCACCCCTCGGGTGATCCGCGGCCCAGCAGGGCGGATGAAACGATGACACGGCGGATCCAGGAAGCCGCGGAGCTGATGCAGCTCCGCTTCCTCGATCATGTGATCATTGGCCGTCCTTCCCCCGTGCGGCAGGCGTGGTTTTCGTTCCGCGAGGCGGGGGTGATCCGGTAG
- the lipA gene encoding lipoyl synthase, producing the protein MKMDPALHREKKPSWIKVRLPNNPVFWSTKSMVQDLKLVTVCEEAQCPNRWECWGQGTATFMIAGDKCTRACGFCAVKTARPDALESDEPARVAEATRRMSLKHVVITAVARDDLKDGGAEHFQRTIETVREVNPGIVIEVLVPDFNDRDWALQMVMDARPHIFNHNLETVERLTPLVRSRAKYHRSLAVLKKAKSMVNGRVATKSGIMLGLGERRDEILQAMDDLLAHDVTVLTLGQYLRPTPKHLPVVEYIEPAVFDELKVIALEKGFKHVASGPLVRSSYHAADFRPELDVMDAVDSDVRAAQGLELGPEHLPIPAANPDLVKPI; encoded by the coding sequence ATGAAGATGGATCCGGCGTTGCACCGGGAGAAGAAGCCCTCCTGGATCAAAGTGCGGCTGCCGAACAACCCGGTTTTCTGGTCCACCAAATCCATGGTGCAGGACCTGAAGCTGGTGACCGTCTGCGAGGAGGCCCAGTGCCCGAACCGCTGGGAATGCTGGGGCCAGGGTACCGCGACCTTCATGATCGCGGGCGACAAGTGCACCCGTGCCTGCGGGTTCTGCGCGGTGAAGACCGCCCGCCCGGACGCCCTCGAATCGGATGAACCGGCCCGCGTGGCCGAGGCCACCCGCCGCATGAGCCTGAAGCACGTCGTCATCACCGCGGTGGCGCGTGACGATCTCAAGGACGGCGGCGCGGAACATTTCCAGCGCACCATCGAGACCGTCCGCGAGGTCAATCCCGGCATCGTCATCGAGGTGCTGGTGCCCGATTTCAACGACCGCGACTGGGCCCTCCAGATGGTGATGGATGCCCGCCCGCACATCTTCAACCACAACCTGGAAACCGTCGAGCGGCTCACCCCGCTGGTGCGTTCCCGCGCGAAATACCACCGCTCGCTGGCTGTCCTGAAGAAGGCCAAGTCGATGGTGAACGGCCGCGTGGCCACCAAGAGCGGCATCATGCTCGGCCTCGGCGAGCGCCGCGACGAGATCCTCCAGGCCATGGACGACCTGCTCGCCCATGACGTCACCGTGCTCACGCTCGGCCAGTACCTCCGCCCGACGCCGAAGCACCTGCCGGTGGTCGAATACATCGAGCCCGCCGTGTTCGATGAACTCAAGGTCATCGCGCTGGAAAAGGGCTTCAAGCACGTCGCCAGCGGTCCGCTGGTCCGCAGTTCCTACCACGCCGCCGACTTCCGTCCGGAACTCGACGTCATGGACGCCGTGGACAGCGATGTCCGTGCCGCCCAGGGCCTCGAACTTGGCCCCGAGCATCTCCCGATCCCGGCCGCCAATCCGGATCTGGTGAAGCCGATCTGA
- a CDS encoding DUF433 domain-containing protein, with product MGEGSRITHDPLVMGGKPCIRGMRVTVGTVVELVASGLPWEEILRLYPYLESEDIKEALRYAAWRVEEVEVPLAVA from the coding sequence ATGGGCGAAGGCTCTCGAATCACGCACGACCCCCTTGTGATGGGGGGAAAGCCCTGCATCCGCGGAATGCGGGTGACGGTGGGGACCGTGGTGGAACTGGTGGCCTCGGGGCTCCCGTGGGAGGAAATCCTGCGGTTGTATCCCTACTTGGAGTCCGAGGATATCAAGGAGGCGCTCCGCTATGCCGCATGGCGCGTGGAGGAAGTTGAAGTTCCTCTGGCCGTGGCGTGA
- a CDS encoding helix-hairpin-helix domain-containing protein yields the protein MKRVIATMSVLGLSMFSLLAADPAPKAADAKDKAAETSKKEKKAEPAADKAKDKKAEEKPGESAADKALLAHAAKSSATLTEPQKAKLLDIANSGDDKALEAIPGVGAVKAGAIKAARPLKSVDDLILVKGIGEKTFDGIVKWAAGDFKAEEKPAKEEKKPAAKPEAPKTGKKAA from the coding sequence ATGAAACGCGTGATTGCCACCATGTCGGTCCTGGGTCTCTCCATGTTCTCCCTCCTGGCGGCCGATCCGGCCCCCAAGGCAGCGGATGCCAAGGACAAGGCCGCCGAGACCTCCAAGAAGGAGAAGAAGGCCGAACCCGCGGCTGACAAGGCCAAGGACAAGAAGGCCGAGGAGAAACCCGGCGAATCCGCCGCGGACAAGGCGCTCCTCGCCCACGCCGCCAAGTCTTCCGCGACCCTCACGGAGCCGCAGAAGGCCAAGCTGCTCGATATCGCCAACTCCGGCGACGACAAGGCGCTCGAAGCCATCCCGGGCGTCGGCGCGGTCAAGGCCGGTGCCATCAAGGCCGCCCGCCCGCTCAAGTCCGTGGACGACCTGATCCTGGTCAAGGGCATCGGTGAGAAGACCTTCGACGGCATCGTCAAGTGGGCCGCCGGTGACTTCAAAGCCGAGGAAAAGCCCGCCAAGGAAGAGAAGAAGCCCGCCGCCAAGCCGGAAGCTCCGAAGACCGGCAAAAAGGCCGCCTGA
- a CDS encoding FAD-dependent oxidoreductase, protein MSKHVIIIGGGVIGLSAAEACLKRGHRVTVVDRQPQQRSGCSFGNAGMVVPSHFIPLAAPGMVALGFKWMWNPESPFYIKPRLDLDLVSWGIKFMQAATRAHVEAASPVLRDLNLASRELYLQYAAEGEDFGLVTKGLLMLCKTQHGLDEEAAVAAKANALGVPAEVLDAAGTAKVDPTITMDVAGSVWFPKDCHMSPEKFIAVLERRILAAGGTFRWSTEVTGWKKEGGKLVAIQTPAGDLEADEFVLCGGAWSDDLVRDLGLKIPMQAGKGYSLTHPAPVELPTVCSVLTEARVAVTPMGDSLRVGGTMEISGKQEKIEPRRVAGILKALPAYFPKFKPSDFDGIQPWQGFRPCSPDGMPYLGRTQAASNLTVATGHSMMGLSLGPESGRLAAVLVDRERPEHDLALLSPDRFA, encoded by the coding sequence ATGTCCAAGCACGTCATCATCATCGGCGGAGGCGTCATCGGCCTCTCCGCGGCGGAAGCCTGTCTCAAGCGCGGCCACCGCGTCACCGTGGTCGACCGCCAGCCACAGCAGCGCAGCGGCTGCTCGTTCGGCAACGCGGGCATGGTCGTGCCGAGCCATTTCATTCCGCTCGCCGCGCCGGGCATGGTCGCGCTTGGGTTCAAGTGGATGTGGAATCCCGAGTCGCCGTTCTACATCAAGCCGCGCCTCGACCTCGATCTGGTGTCGTGGGGCATCAAGTTCATGCAGGCCGCGACCCGCGCCCATGTGGAGGCGGCCTCGCCGGTGCTGCGCGATCTCAATCTCGCGAGCCGCGAGTTGTATCTCCAATACGCCGCCGAGGGCGAGGACTTCGGGCTCGTGACCAAGGGCCTACTGATGCTGTGCAAGACCCAGCACGGCCTCGACGAGGAAGCCGCCGTCGCCGCCAAGGCGAATGCGCTCGGCGTGCCTGCCGAGGTGCTCGATGCCGCGGGCACCGCCAAGGTCGATCCGACGATCACCATGGATGTGGCCGGCTCGGTGTGGTTTCCGAAGGATTGCCACATGTCCCCGGAGAAATTCATCGCCGTCCTCGAGCGCCGCATTCTCGCGGCAGGCGGCACCTTCCGCTGGAGCACCGAGGTGACCGGCTGGAAGAAGGAGGGTGGCAAACTCGTCGCCATCCAGACGCCCGCCGGTGACCTGGAGGCCGATGAATTCGTGCTCTGCGGCGGTGCGTGGTCGGACGACCTCGTCCGCGATCTCGGGCTGAAGATTCCGATGCAGGCGGGCAAGGGTTACAGCCTGACCCACCCGGCTCCGGTCGAGCTTCCCACGGTCTGCTCGGTGCTCACCGAGGCCCGCGTGGCCGTCACCCCGATGGGGGATTCGCTGCGTGTCGGCGGCACCATGGAGATCAGCGGCAAGCAGGAGAAGATCGAGCCGCGCCGTGTGGCTGGGATTCTCAAGGCCCTGCCGGCCTACTTCCCGAAGTTCAAGCCGTCCGATTTCGACGGCATCCAGCCGTGGCAGGGGTTCCGCCCGTGCTCGCCGGACGGCATGCCCTATCTCGGCCGGACCCAGGCGGCGTCCAACCTGACCGTCGCCACCGGCCACTCGATGATGGGCCTGAGCCTCGGTCCGGAGTCCGGCCGCTTGGCCGCCGTGCTGGTGGACCGGGAGCGGCCGGAGCATGACCTGGCGCTGCTTTCGCCGGACCGCTTCGCCTGA